Proteins from a genomic interval of Microbacterium phyllosphaerae:
- a CDS encoding thiolase family protein, with translation MSEAYLVDGVRTPVGRYGGALASVRPDDLAALVVGETVRRAGVPAEAIDEVILGAANQAGEDNRNVARMAVLLAGLPDSIPGLTVNRLCASGMSAIALAANAVRAGDADLIVAGGVESMTRAPWVQAKPERAWAKPGASFDTSIGWRFTNPRLSARDKATFSMPETAEEVARVDGISRGDADAFALLSHQRAIAAIDAGRFAPEIVGVETGRGVVDTDEGPRRDSTLDALTALRPVVAGGEVVTAGNSSSLNDGSSAIVVASADAVERHGLRPRARIVASATAALAPEIMGLGPVPATQKALAKAGLQIGDLGAVELNEAFASQSLACIRRLGLDPAIVNADGGAIALGHPLGSSGSRLIVTLLGRLEREGARYGLATMCVGVGQGTAMIVERLP, from the coding sequence ATGTCCGAGGCCTATCTCGTCGATGGCGTCCGCACCCCCGTCGGCCGGTACGGAGGCGCGCTCGCGTCCGTCCGCCCCGACGACCTCGCAGCCCTCGTGGTGGGTGAGACCGTCCGTCGGGCGGGCGTACCCGCCGAGGCGATCGACGAGGTCATCCTCGGAGCCGCGAACCAGGCCGGAGAAGACAACCGCAACGTGGCGCGCATGGCCGTGCTGCTCGCGGGTCTCCCCGATTCGATCCCCGGTCTGACCGTCAACCGCCTCTGCGCCTCCGGAATGTCGGCGATCGCACTCGCCGCGAACGCCGTGCGCGCGGGTGACGCAGACCTCATCGTCGCCGGCGGCGTCGAGTCCATGACCCGGGCACCCTGGGTGCAGGCGAAGCCGGAGCGCGCGTGGGCGAAACCCGGCGCCTCCTTCGACACGTCCATCGGCTGGCGGTTCACGAACCCGCGACTGAGCGCTCGGGACAAGGCGACCTTCTCGATGCCCGAGACGGCGGAAGAGGTCGCCCGCGTCGACGGGATCAGCCGTGGGGATGCCGACGCGTTCGCTCTTCTGAGCCATCAGCGGGCGATCGCCGCGATCGACGCCGGTCGGTTCGCCCCCGAGATCGTCGGAGTGGAGACGGGCCGCGGAGTCGTCGACACAGACGAAGGCCCCCGGCGCGACAGCACCCTCGATGCACTCACGGCCCTCCGCCCCGTCGTCGCCGGAGGCGAGGTCGTGACAGCCGGCAACTCCAGCTCACTGAACGACGGCTCCTCGGCGATCGTCGTGGCGAGCGCCGACGCTGTCGAGCGGCATGGACTGCGGCCTCGCGCGCGGATCGTCGCGTCGGCGACAGCCGCACTGGCTCCCGAGATCATGGGCCTCGGCCCGGTGCCGGCCACGCAGAAGGCGCTCGCGAAGGCGGGCCTGCAGATCGGCGACCTCGGAGCGGTCGAGCTGAACGAGGCCTTCGCCTCGCAGTCCCTCGCCTGCATCCGCCGCCTGGGGCTGGACCCCGCGATCGTCAACGCCGACGGCGGAGCCATCGCGCTGGGTCACCCGCTCGGCTCGAGCGGATCACGGCTCATCGTCACCCTGCTGGGCCGACTAGAACGCGAAGGGGCTCGATACGGACTCGCCACGATGTGCGTCGGCGTCGGGCAGGGCACGGCGATGATCGTGGAGCGTCTCCCGTGA
- a CDS encoding 3-hydroxyacyl-CoA dehydrogenase family protein, producing MSETAKAPRGVGVLGGGRMGAGIAHAFLLAGSHVSVVERDAASADAALARVSDSIRRSVERDPSLQETEIIGRLSAGRDIAAFTDVDLVIEAVPEDRELKEQALARAEAAMPAHATLASNTSSISIDDLAANRVHPELFLGLHFFNPVPASALVEIVHGTATDAAVTDLAGRWVTSLGKTPIVVRDSPGFASSRLGVMLGLEAIRMLEEGVASAADIDAAMTLGYRHPMGPLRTTDIVGLDVRLGIAEELERALGARFAPPDLLRRMVAEGRLGRKSGEGFYAWNEER from the coding sequence ATGAGCGAGACAGCGAAGGCACCGCGCGGGGTCGGGGTGCTCGGCGGGGGGCGCATGGGAGCCGGGATCGCCCACGCGTTCCTGCTCGCCGGCTCGCACGTGAGCGTGGTCGAGCGCGATGCGGCGAGCGCGGATGCGGCCCTGGCGCGCGTCAGCGACAGCATCCGCAGATCCGTCGAACGCGACCCCTCGCTGCAGGAGACAGAGATCATCGGGCGTCTCAGCGCAGGACGCGACATCGCGGCGTTCACCGACGTCGATCTCGTGATCGAGGCGGTGCCCGAGGATCGCGAACTCAAGGAGCAGGCCCTCGCCCGCGCCGAAGCGGCGATGCCCGCACATGCGACGCTGGCGAGCAACACGTCGTCGATCTCGATCGATGACCTGGCCGCGAACCGCGTGCACCCGGAGCTCTTCCTCGGCCTCCACTTCTTCAACCCGGTTCCCGCCTCCGCGCTGGTCGAGATCGTGCACGGAACAGCGACGGATGCCGCGGTGACCGACCTCGCCGGCCGGTGGGTGACGTCCCTCGGCAAGACGCCGATCGTGGTGAGAGACTCCCCCGGCTTCGCGTCCTCGCGACTGGGTGTGATGCTCGGCCTCGAGGCCATCCGGATGCTCGAGGAGGGCGTCGCGTCCGCGGCCGACATCGATGCGGCGATGACACTCGGGTACCGGCATCCGATGGGCCCGCTGCGCACCACCGACATCGTCGGGCTGGATGTGCGCCTGGGCATCGCGGAGGAGCTGGAACGTGCGCTCGGCGCCCGGTTCGCTCCACCGGATCTGCTGCGACGAATGGTCGCCGAGGGAAGACTCGGCCGCAAGAGCGGCGAAGGGTTCTACGCATGGAACGAGGAGAGATGA
- a CDS encoding enoyl-CoA hydratase/isomerase family protein yields MTLHIEERDDRVVATLDRPEKRNAIDQETIDALHELCAALEASPRTLIVTGSDGIFAAGADIAQLRDRTADDARRGINAMAFIRVRELPMPVIAAIDGYALGGGAELAYAADIRIATPSLRIGNPETGLGIIAAAGATWRLPEIVGDARASELLLTGRALDAEEALRWGLVSSLHPSDELLSAAHAIADRITANDPLATQHTKRALRAPRAQHPAIEFELQAELFASPEKHRRMTAFLERKNR; encoded by the coding sequence GTGACCCTGCACATCGAGGAGCGCGACGACAGGGTCGTCGCCACGCTCGACCGCCCCGAGAAGCGCAATGCGATCGACCAGGAGACCATCGACGCCCTGCACGAGTTGTGCGCCGCGCTCGAGGCATCGCCGCGGACGCTCATCGTCACCGGCTCCGACGGGATCTTCGCGGCGGGCGCCGACATCGCCCAGCTGCGCGACCGCACCGCGGACGACGCCAGGCGCGGCATCAACGCGATGGCCTTCATCCGCGTGCGCGAACTGCCGATGCCGGTGATCGCGGCGATCGACGGCTATGCACTCGGGGGCGGCGCCGAACTCGCCTACGCGGCCGATATCCGCATCGCCACGCCGTCATTGCGCATCGGGAACCCCGAGACCGGACTCGGGATCATCGCCGCAGCAGGTGCGACATGGCGCCTGCCCGAGATCGTCGGCGACGCACGGGCGAGCGAACTGCTTCTCACCGGGCGCGCCCTCGACGCCGAGGAGGCGCTGCGGTGGGGGCTCGTCTCGTCGCTGCATCCCTCCGACGAGCTGCTTTCGGCGGCGCACGCGATCGCCGACCGCATCACGGCGAACGATCCGCTGGCGACGCAGCACACGAAACGCGCACTGCGCGCGCCGCGGGCACAGCATCCGGCGATCGAGTTCGAGCTGCAGGCCGAGCTGTTCGCGTCGCCCGAGAAGCATCGCCGCATGACCGCATTCCTCGAGAGGAAGAACCGATGA
- a CDS encoding TetR/AcrR family transcriptional regulator: MAQPRSDAPAPKRGRPGYDREQVLAVAVKVFNEQGYDATSVADLSATLGLTKSALYHHFESKSAILELALNDALDALEAVVDDATARHPLASDRLRSIIRGAVHVLTEKLPSVTLLLRVRGNGDVETSALVRRRAFDQRVTAIVTEAQAEGLIRDDVDAAVATRLIFGMINSVVEWYRPGGPVDPDELGEDILRVSLDGLQSR, encoded by the coding sequence ATGGCGCAGCCCCGATCCGATGCGCCGGCCCCCAAGCGCGGCCGGCCAGGTTATGACCGTGAGCAGGTGCTCGCGGTCGCCGTGAAGGTGTTCAACGAGCAGGGCTACGACGCGACGAGTGTCGCAGACCTCAGCGCGACGCTGGGGCTCACCAAGTCCGCGCTCTACCACCACTTCGAATCGAAGTCCGCGATCCTCGAACTCGCACTGAACGACGCCCTCGACGCGCTCGAGGCCGTCGTCGACGACGCGACAGCCCGGCATCCACTCGCCTCCGACCGTCTGCGATCGATCATCCGCGGCGCGGTGCATGTGCTCACCGAGAAGCTCCCCTCGGTGACGCTGCTGCTGCGCGTCCGTGGCAACGGCGACGTCGAGACGTCCGCACTCGTCCGTCGCCGCGCTTTCGATCAGAGGGTCACCGCCATCGTCACCGAGGCTCAGGCCGAAGGGCTGATCCGCGACGACGTGGATGCCGCAGTCGCCACCAGGCTGATCTTCGGCATGATCAACTCCGTGGTCGAGTGGTACCGCCCCGGTGGACCCGTCGACCCCGACGAGCTGGGTGAGGACATCCTGCGGGTGAGTCTGGACGGACTGCAGTCCCGCTGA